A section of the Streptomyces sp. SCL15-4 genome encodes:
- a CDS encoding ATP-dependent DNA ligase — protein MSWDAGRLVLRSRRGTDLTGCFPELRAGAAQLPDATALEESGRLAFERLQGRLQRRGAGAARLAEQWPAHYVAFDVLRLAGTVTTAWPYRRRRVALERLFAEHRLAAPWALCPSTADPATVREWLTDWTAVGVEGVVFKRLEGAYEPGVRAWRKYKARHTEDAVVGAVTGSPAAPRTLLLGRYDTGGRLRYVGRSTTLPRAAGRTVAEFLAPAGDDHPWRGRTFSAGWGTRETLHVTLVVPDLVVEVGVDVARDGAGRWRHPARWHRMRPDLSPADVPVFGPGPAR, from the coding sequence CTGTCGTGGGATGCCGGGCGTTTGGTGCTGCGCTCCCGCCGGGGCACAGACCTCACTGGCTGCTTTCCTGAGCTGCGCGCCGGCGCGGCCCAGCTCCCCGACGCGACGGCCCTGGAGGAGTCCGGCAGGCTCGCCTTCGAAAGGCTCCAGGGCCGCCTCCAGCGGCGGGGCGCCGGTGCGGCCCGGCTCGCCGAGCAGTGGCCCGCCCATTACGTGGCCTTCGACGTGCTGCGGCTGGCGGGCACGGTCACCACCGCCTGGCCCTACAGGCGCCGCAGGGTCGCGCTGGAGCGTCTGTTCGCCGAGCATCGACTCGCCGCTCCGTGGGCGCTGTGCCCGTCGACCGCCGACCCGGCGACCGTCCGGGAGTGGCTGACGGACTGGACGGCCGTCGGTGTCGAAGGCGTGGTCTTCAAGAGGCTGGAGGGCGCCTACGAGCCGGGCGTGAGGGCCTGGAGGAAGTACAAGGCCCGGCATACCGAGGACGCCGTCGTCGGCGCGGTCACCGGCTCTCCAGCGGCTCCGCGCACGCTGTTGCTGGGCCGGTACGACACCGGCGGGCGTCTGCGGTACGTCGGGCGCAGCACGACGCTCCCGCGGGCCGCCGGCCGGACGGTCGCCGAGTTCCTCGCTCCCGCTGGGGACGATCATCCGTGGAGGGGCCGGACGTTCTCCGCCGGGTGGGGCACCCGTGAGACGCTGCACGTCACCCTCGTGGTGCCGGATCTGGTGGTGGAGGTCGGAGTCGACGTTGCCCGGGACGGCGCCGGACGCTGGCGGCACCCGGCCCGCTGGCACCGGATGCGCCCGGACCTGTCCCCCGCCGACGTCCCGGTCTTCGGGCCCGGGCCGGCGCGCTGA
- a CDS encoding DUF6233 domain-containing protein — MNDQPSRLDLLHFARRVVVQQATAALNQIDGWIADEERREAERCQGEERRPPPPAWLVQYGLNRTNLDAVHIGDCWAAAKSGRCRPVSREQALDALRQHVAPCVHCRPDTELGLLD, encoded by the coding sequence GTGAACGATCAGCCCTCGCGTCTCGACCTGCTTCATTTCGCCCGCCGCGTCGTGGTCCAGCAGGCGACCGCGGCGCTGAACCAGATCGACGGCTGGATCGCCGACGAGGAGCGGCGCGAGGCCGAACGGTGTCAGGGCGAAGAGCGGCGGCCGCCGCCACCGGCCTGGCTGGTCCAGTACGGCCTGAACCGAACGAATCTCGACGCCGTCCACATCGGCGACTGCTGGGCGGCGGCCAAGAGCGGACGGTGCCGGCCGGTCAGCAGGGAACAGGCGCTCGACGCCCTGCGGCAGCACGTGGCGCCGTGTGTCCACTGCCGACCGGACACGGAACTCGGCCTGCTCGACTGA
- a CDS encoding FG-GAP repeat domain-containing protein, with protein sequence MKIPWRYVHQVSRHVSGGRRCLVRGRPSQWRCQARCSCGGCAVSTSKARARGLAVVVAVAACMAALPVPAAAGDHERGPGLVRPGLPRWTPPTAELPSAVRGSARAGVRTAGSVTPRFDVDGDGVSDLLIRGLDDAAYVKRWQTGRAEAYPPDYDLPVLPDVWKDVIEPGDIDGDGVPDLFVLAPDGALTLKPSKAYLGKKEWTQSGWQKFNKIFVPGDVTGDGRNDLMARTPSGDLHLYAGTGRVDAPLAASVKVGYGFDMFDQLTGAGDMNGDGYGDVVARTPAGDLYFYAGTGDASAPLKARVQTGSGWGGYNQILALDNSSGHVDLIARDVSGALWMFPGDDKGGLGARVQLGTGWQGATLVNTGGNPFFGKGELIGWDTTNTLNYYLSLGNGLFAGRLLIDGDMSGYGLTKLSSASSLDNRSRWSTLTLVRSDGHLEIGGNDVGGGWNVMTAFAGIGDINNDGKGDLLARNSDGRLYFYPGTGTNGLGARTDLGTGWNAFDVLVGSGDVTGDGLPDLLARESSTGHLWLYPGAQKTGFGARVDIGGGWNVYNKIASPGDMNGDGLADLVGADAAGDLWRYDADGAGKLHTKVKVGTSWNMHKALY encoded by the coding sequence ATGAAGATCCCGTGGAGATACGTGCACCAGGTGAGTCGTCATGTGTCCGGCGGGAGGAGGTGCTTGGTCAGGGGACGCCCCAGTCAGTGGCGTTGCCAAGCACGTTGTTCCTGTGGGGGATGTGCGGTGAGTACTTCAAAGGCACGTGCGCGTGGCCTCGCGGTCGTCGTGGCTGTTGCGGCCTGTATGGCGGCTCTGCCGGTTCCGGCCGCAGCAGGCGATCACGAGCGGGGGCCGGGGCTCGTCAGGCCCGGGCTTCCGCGCTGGACGCCGCCGACCGCGGAACTGCCGTCGGCCGTACGGGGTTCCGCGCGTGCCGGTGTGCGGACGGCCGGGTCGGTGACACCGCGTTTCGACGTCGACGGGGATGGCGTGAGCGATCTCCTGATCCGCGGCCTGGATGACGCCGCGTACGTCAAGCGTTGGCAGACCGGTCGCGCGGAGGCCTACCCGCCCGACTACGACCTGCCGGTCCTTCCGGACGTGTGGAAGGACGTGATCGAGCCGGGCGACATCGACGGCGACGGCGTGCCCGACTTGTTCGTCCTCGCGCCGGACGGCGCCCTGACCCTCAAGCCCTCCAAGGCCTACCTGGGCAAGAAGGAGTGGACGCAGTCGGGCTGGCAGAAGTTCAACAAGATTTTCGTGCCGGGTGACGTGACCGGTGACGGCAGGAACGATCTGATGGCCCGGACCCCGAGCGGTGATCTCCACCTCTACGCCGGCACGGGCAGGGTCGACGCTCCGCTCGCGGCGTCGGTCAAGGTCGGCTACGGCTTCGACATGTTCGACCAGTTGACCGGCGCCGGTGACATGAACGGCGACGGATACGGTGACGTGGTCGCCCGCACCCCGGCCGGGGACCTCTACTTCTACGCCGGCACCGGCGACGCCTCGGCGCCCTTGAAAGCCCGGGTGCAGACCGGGTCCGGGTGGGGCGGCTACAACCAGATCCTCGCCCTGGACAACAGCTCCGGCCACGTCGACCTGATCGCCCGGGACGTCTCCGGCGCGCTGTGGATGTTCCCCGGGGACGACAAGGGCGGCCTGGGCGCGCGCGTTCAGCTCGGCACCGGCTGGCAGGGGGCGACGCTCGTCAACACGGGCGGGAACCCCTTCTTCGGCAAGGGCGAACTCATCGGCTGGGACACCACGAACACGCTCAACTACTACCTCAGTCTGGGCAACGGTCTTTTCGCCGGGCGGCTCCTCATCGACGGCGACATGTCCGGTTACGGCCTGACGAAGCTGTCCAGCGCCTCATCGCTGGACAACCGCTCCCGCTGGTCCACGCTGACCCTGGTCCGCTCCGATGGGCACCTGGAGATCGGCGGCAACGACGTCGGTGGCGGGTGGAACGTGATGACCGCGTTCGCCGGCATCGGAGACATCAACAACGACGGCAAGGGCGACCTGCTGGCCCGCAACTCCGACGGCCGCCTCTACTTCTACCCCGGCACCGGGACAAACGGCCTCGGCGCCCGCACCGACCTCGGCACCGGATGGAACGCCTTCGACGTACTCGTCGGCTCCGGCGATGTCACCGGTGACGGGCTGCCCGACCTCCTTGCCCGGGAATCCTCCACCGGACACTTGTGGCTTTACCCCGGCGCTCAGAAGACCGGATTCGGGGCCCGCGTCGACATCGGCGGTGGCTGGAACGTGTACAACAAGATCGCGTCCCCTGGCGACATGAACGGTGACGGGCTGGCCGATCTCGTTGGCGCCGACGCGGCCGGTGATCTCTGGCGCTATGACGCTGACGGCGCGGGAAAGCTCCACACCAAGGTCAAGGTCGGTACCAGCTGGAACATGCACAAAGCCCTCTACTAA
- a CDS encoding CGNR zinc finger domain-containing protein — MSDERKPMAKTTGMTGTTGNIEPSHIAGHPVLDFVNTVAWRTDDSRRVERVPNAAAWTRWAAAAGLGATPLPDEASLHSLREALTAALDALVDGTVPPAHAWDALRQAALAAREDAALPRSFPLRPVPATIAGKLALLAEELLGDASALPRVRRCAGPGCGWFFLDRSRNGARRWCSSGDCGNRDRARRHYARTRQGT, encoded by the coding sequence GTGAGCGACGAGCGGAAACCCATGGCCAAGACGACCGGCATGACCGGCACCACCGGGAACATCGAGCCGTCGCACATCGCGGGCCACCCTGTCCTGGACTTCGTGAACACCGTGGCCTGGCGCACCGACGACAGCCGTCGAGTCGAACGCGTGCCGAACGCCGCGGCCTGGACACGCTGGGCCGCCGCAGCCGGTCTCGGCGCGACCCCGCTCCCCGACGAGGCGTCCCTGCACAGCCTGCGCGAGGCGCTCACGGCGGCCCTGGACGCCCTTGTCGACGGCACGGTGCCCCCAGCCCACGCCTGGGACGCCCTGCGCCAGGCCGCACTCGCAGCCCGCGAGGACGCCGCGCTGCCCCGCAGCTTCCCGCTGCGTCCGGTCCCGGCGACCATCGCCGGCAAACTCGCGCTGCTGGCGGAGGAGTTGCTGGGCGACGCCAGTGCGCTGCCCCGTGTACGCCGCTGTGCGGGGCCGGGCTGCGGCTGGTTCTTCCTAGACCGCAGCCGCAACGGTGCCCGCCGCTGGTGCAGTTCGGGCGACTGCGGCAACCGGGACCGAGCCCGGCGCCATTACGCGCGCACCCGACAGGGCACCTGA
- a CDS encoding AzlC family ABC transporter permease codes for MDSPTRCEPSTPHDSTRSFRSGLSTGSGLAAASFLLAISFGALTQAQGWGPVAPVICSLVVFSGSAQFAMVATLGAGGDALAAVIAAALVNSRYVPMGIAIAGVLRGGRLRRALEGQAVVDGSWAAAHLGGGRFDRSLLLGATVVQWPAWVAGTAIGVAVAPDPGLLHTFGLDALTPALFAVLLLDELRRAREGWLSAGIGAGVAGAGIAVVSAGPALVACAGAAALVALARAGRTGRAEEAAR; via the coding sequence ATGGACAGCCCAACGCGGTGCGAACCCAGCACCCCCCATGACAGCACCAGGAGCTTCCGGTCCGGGCTCAGCACGGGATCCGGTCTCGCAGCCGCCTCGTTCCTGCTGGCCATCAGCTTCGGTGCGCTCACTCAGGCCCAGGGGTGGGGCCCGGTCGCCCCCGTCATCTGCTCCCTCGTCGTCTTCTCCGGCTCCGCGCAGTTCGCGATGGTGGCGACCCTGGGCGCGGGCGGCGACGCGCTCGCCGCCGTGATCGCCGCCGCACTGGTCAACAGCCGCTACGTCCCGATGGGCATAGCCATCGCCGGGGTCCTGCGGGGCGGACGGCTACGCCGGGCACTCGAGGGCCAGGCAGTGGTCGACGGTTCGTGGGCGGCGGCCCATCTGGGCGGTGGCCGCTTCGACAGGTCGCTGCTCCTCGGCGCAACTGTGGTCCAGTGGCCGGCCTGGGTGGCGGGCACGGCCATCGGTGTGGCCGTCGCCCCTGATCCCGGACTCCTGCACACCTTCGGCCTCGACGCCCTCACCCCGGCACTGTTCGCCGTCCTGCTCTTGGACGAGCTGAGGCGGGCACGGGAGGGGTGGCTGTCCGCTGGCATCGGCGCTGGAGTCGCGGGCGCGGGCATCGCTGTCGTCTCGGCAGGGCCCGCCCTGGTCGCGTGCGCGGGGGCGGCGGCGCTGGTCGCGCTCGCGCGTGCGGGCCGGACCGGCCGGGCGGAGGAGGCGGCCCGGTGA
- a CDS encoding AzlD domain-containing protein yields the protein MNTAHLWTAIASVASVGFALKAVGPAVLGDTELPPRARSVMALMAPALLAGFVMVDLAGPGWSALDLTMAGGVAAGIALRLCKAPLPVVMVGATVVTALLRWAH from the coding sequence GTGAACACGGCACACCTGTGGACCGCGATCGCCTCGGTCGCCTCGGTCGGCTTCGCCCTCAAGGCCGTCGGCCCCGCCGTCCTCGGCGACACCGAGCTGCCGCCCCGCGCCAGGTCGGTGATGGCGCTCATGGCTCCGGCGCTGCTCGCCGGCTTCGTCATGGTCGACCTGGCGGGGCCCGGCTGGTCCGCGCTCGACCTCACGATGGCCGGCGGCGTCGCCGCCGGCATCGCCTTGCGGCTGTGCAAGGCCCCGCTCCCGGTGGTGATGGTGGGCGCGACGGTGGTGACGGCGCTGCTGCGCTGGGCGCACTGA
- a CDS encoding DUF6233 domain-containing protein, whose product MEGATDGTGRDGRPRRFVVHVADCPEAPADASELDVFAALEVLRLPGAVACSECGADVALGPLA is encoded by the coding sequence ATGGAAGGTGCAACGGACGGCACCGGGCGGGACGGGCGTCCCCGCCGGTTCGTCGTCCACGTCGCGGACTGCCCGGAGGCTCCGGCCGACGCGAGCGAACTGGACGTGTTCGCAGCTCTGGAGGTGCTGCGGCTCCCGGGCGCCGTGGCGTGCTCGGAGTGCGGTGCCGATGTCGCCCTCGGGCCGCTCGCATAG
- a CDS encoding HU family DNA-binding protein, whose product MPGTGSAAAEALEVVLDTLVRRVLDGDAVSVTGFGRLQAVHTSARRARNPQTGERVLVPAGRRIVDPDGVARLTDRCQADTQALLAKASRHHDSQPELQSLTEREVADRILAECRTSALKRLLRSEEADAEAETVYEMVLRRHPTAHRAAEEAAEQARHRTAQYLLQQRLGQLRVLRIRAAAGRLPQRTP is encoded by the coding sequence TTGCCAGGTACGGGGTCGGCTGCCGCCGAAGCCCTGGAAGTGGTGCTGGACACTCTGGTCCGGCGCGTCCTGGATGGCGACGCCGTCTCCGTGACCGGGTTCGGCAGGCTCCAGGCGGTCCACACCTCCGCGCGCCGCGCACGCAATCCGCAGACCGGTGAACGAGTCCTGGTCCCCGCAGGCAGGCGGATCGTGGACCCCGACGGCGTTGCCCGGCTCACCGACCGGTGTCAGGCCGACACCCAGGCCCTGCTCGCCAAGGCCAGCCGGCACCACGACAGCCAGCCGGAGCTTCAGTCCCTCACCGAACGGGAAGTGGCCGACCGCATCCTGGCCGAATGCCGCACCAGCGCCCTCAAGCGGCTGCTGCGCAGCGAGGAAGCCGACGCGGAGGCGGAGACGGTGTACGAGATGGTCCTGCGCCGCCACCCCACCGCTCACCGCGCTGCGGAGGAAGCCGCCGAACAGGCCCGACACCGCACCGCCCAGTACCTCCTGCAGCAACGGCTTGGCCAGCTCCGCGTACTGCGCATCCGTGCCGCAGCGGGCCGGCTACCGCAGCGAACCCCCTGA
- a CDS encoding LLM class flavin-dependent oxidoreductase, with product MTNLRIGVMYDRDWVPEELPAFARRAEALGADDLWVVEDLRWNGGVSAAAVALGATERLRVGIGIAPAPLRSPALLAMELATLARVFPGRLVAGIGHGVREWMEQVGVAPRSPLALLEETITAVRALLHGERVTVDGREVRIDGIELVHPPAEPPPLVAGVVRPRSLELSGRVADGTLIAEGHGPRDLEHIRALLAKGGAGDDHTLNVFAFACVGDDPEEVARTLHPHTEGHGAWLGRPQEEVFTVSGDAAGAAARIDALRESGADTVVLRFVGAEPLRQLEAVLEAARR from the coding sequence ATGACGAATCTCCGGATAGGTGTGATGTACGACCGCGACTGGGTGCCCGAGGAGTTGCCCGCCTTCGCGCGGCGGGCCGAGGCGCTCGGCGCGGACGACCTGTGGGTGGTGGAGGACCTGCGCTGGAACGGCGGGGTGTCGGCGGCGGCCGTGGCGCTGGGCGCGACCGAGCGGCTGCGGGTGGGCATCGGGATTGCCCCGGCGCCGTTGCGCAGCCCGGCCCTGCTGGCGATGGAACTGGCCACGCTGGCACGGGTGTTCCCCGGTCGCCTGGTGGCCGGGATCGGTCATGGCGTACGAGAGTGGATGGAGCAGGTCGGGGTGGCGCCGCGCTCTCCGCTGGCCCTGCTGGAGGAGACGATCACCGCGGTGCGGGCGCTGCTGCACGGGGAGCGGGTCACGGTGGACGGGCGGGAGGTGCGGATCGACGGCATCGAGCTGGTACATCCGCCCGCCGAGCCGCCGCCGCTGGTGGCGGGGGTGGTACGGCCGCGCTCGCTGGAGCTGTCCGGGCGGGTCGCGGACGGCACGCTGATCGCCGAGGGCCACGGACCGCGGGACTTGGAGCACATCCGGGCGCTGCTGGCCAAGGGCGGCGCGGGTGACGACCACACGCTGAACGTGTTCGCGTTCGCCTGCGTCGGCGACGACCCCGAGGAGGTCGCGCGGACCCTGCACCCGCACACCGAGGGGCACGGCGCCTGGCTGGGCCGCCCGCAGGAGGAGGTCTTCACCGTCTCCGGCGACGCCGCCGGGGCCGCGGCACGGATCGACGCGCTGCGGGAGTCGGGCGCCGACACCGTCGTCCTCCGGTTCGTCGGCGCCGAGCCGCTGCGGCAGCTGGAAGCGGTCCTGGAGGCCGCCCGGCGCTGA
- the tpg gene encoding telomere-protecting terminal protein Tpg — translation MSLFGDGLEAAVQKASTRPAPKSAGAQMRYLVRQLKGTKAVAQLLRISQRTVERYVKDQIKKPHPDLAARLEREVRKRWQPQIRAKARQKAATTGGIVIDTRARMGYTAPIGSTDQDRIRHLTVALPPQYAARLFDAQEAGATDARLQEIAAEALKEVYSQDGGRRAGSLEEVRFTDIEHLEFDL, via the coding sequence ATGAGCCTGTTCGGGGACGGCCTGGAGGCCGCGGTGCAGAAGGCATCCACCCGCCCGGCACCGAAGTCGGCCGGCGCGCAGATGCGCTACCTGGTCAGGCAGCTCAAGGGCACCAAGGCGGTCGCCCAGCTGCTGAGGATCTCCCAGCGCACCGTCGAGCGGTACGTGAAGGACCAGATCAAAAAGCCCCACCCCGACCTCGCCGCGCGCCTGGAGCGCGAGGTGAGGAAGCGCTGGCAGCCACAAATCCGGGCCAAGGCCCGGCAGAAGGCGGCCACCACCGGCGGCATCGTCATCGACACCCGCGCCCGCATGGGCTACACCGCGCCGATCGGGTCGACGGACCAGGACCGCATCCGGCACCTGACCGTCGCCCTGCCCCCGCAGTACGCCGCCCGCCTCTTCGACGCCCAGGAGGCCGGTGCCACCGACGCCCGCCTCCAGGAGATTGCGGCCGAAGCACTCAAGGAGGTGTACTCCCAGGACGGCGGACGCCGCGCCGGCTCCCTGGAGGAGGTGCGCTTCACGGACATCGAACACCTCGAATTCGACCTGTAG
- a CDS encoding helix-turn-helix transcriptional regulator, with the protein MDFQAEPIRDASRAGDYGRVIELARKGRQMTQAALGQALDMSQSAVSRLEKRGQASYSTDVLAAAAAHLQIPPALVGLADGRTAQVQVRDDDPMHRRTVLGGALAAMTAPILAAVPDTHDTIGGQAAALRLTTSAYRRLDGTTPSRDLADAVEGHIRLIQTITRTATGDAERARLAAMGSEAASFAGWLAWDKGDHGSARSWYGGAVKAARTAHNPLLTAYQIGTLAQFEAHAGNGVEALNLARRARRVLGEQGPAVADAWLLTVEALGYAVAGDRRGADRALAGSRTAAEALTAGQEPPPWPWVFSFTPDKVAACRVTCGARLGLPEWVLAEDVEALATGHAKQRALLVLDIAGGRVEAAFAFASRALEAGLQYRSGRIVERARALRRSLTTASPPRVVRDFDERLHGVYP; encoded by the coding sequence GTGGACTTCCAGGCAGAGCCGATCCGGGACGCCTCACGAGCTGGGGACTACGGACGCGTGATCGAGCTGGCCCGCAAGGGGCGGCAGATGACGCAGGCGGCGCTGGGACAGGCCCTGGACATGTCCCAGTCGGCCGTCTCCCGTCTGGAGAAACGCGGCCAAGCCTCCTACAGCACCGACGTCCTGGCCGCGGCGGCTGCCCATCTTCAGATCCCGCCGGCGCTGGTGGGTCTGGCGGACGGGCGCACGGCGCAGGTTCAGGTGAGAGACGACGATCCCATGCACCGACGCACCGTCCTTGGCGGCGCCCTCGCCGCGATGACAGCGCCCATCCTGGCCGCCGTGCCGGACACGCACGACACGATCGGCGGGCAGGCCGCCGCCCTCCGGTTGACGACGAGCGCCTACCGCAGACTCGATGGCACCACCCCCTCCCGTGACCTCGCCGACGCGGTGGAAGGCCATATCCGGCTCATCCAGACCATCACCCGCACCGCGACCGGCGATGCGGAGCGGGCGCGGCTGGCGGCCATGGGCAGCGAGGCGGCCTCCTTCGCGGGCTGGCTCGCGTGGGACAAGGGAGACCACGGGTCGGCCCGCTCCTGGTACGGCGGAGCCGTCAAAGCCGCACGCACGGCCCACAACCCGCTCCTGACCGCGTACCAGATAGGCACGCTTGCCCAGTTCGAGGCGCATGCCGGCAACGGTGTGGAAGCGCTGAATCTCGCCCGGCGTGCCCGGCGGGTACTCGGGGAGCAGGGCCCGGCCGTCGCCGACGCCTGGCTGCTGACCGTGGAGGCCCTCGGGTACGCGGTAGCCGGCGACCGGCGCGGGGCGGACCGGGCCCTGGCCGGGTCCCGTACCGCCGCCGAGGCGCTGACCGCCGGGCAGGAACCGCCCCCGTGGCCGTGGGTGTTCTCCTTCACTCCCGACAAGGTGGCCGCCTGCCGCGTCACTTGCGGCGCCCGCCTGGGGCTGCCCGAGTGGGTTCTCGCCGAGGACGTGGAAGCCCTGGCCACCGGGCACGCGAAGCAACGCGCGCTGCTCGTGCTCGACATCGCCGGCGGGCGGGTGGAGGCCGCGTTCGCCTTCGCCTCCCGCGCCCTCGAGGCCGGCCTGCAGTACCGGTCCGGGCGGATCGTGGAACGCGCTCGTGCCCTGCGCCGTAGCCTCACCACCGCCTCACCGCCCAGGGTGGTACGGGACTTCGACGAGCGCCTGCACGGCGTCTACCCGTAG
- a CDS encoding pentapeptide repeat-containing protein: protein MLIAALVSVAGLWYSNNQVRDQLKVSRQELGVTREVQITDRYTKAVENLGNGAMDVRIGGVYALERIMQDSSRDHPTIGNVLAAYIRTHTSKPPRKGEAVPADVLAALTVLAYRSADRDSYFIIDLSGAHLPGITLSYRGRLHDGFVPGSLTADLSGANLTGASLYGADLTHVNAGGANLAGAHLDGAKGVEDLTLTGAKGVEDPG, encoded by the coding sequence GTGCTGATCGCCGCTCTCGTCAGCGTGGCTGGCTTGTGGTACTCCAACAACCAGGTCCGCGACCAGCTGAAGGTCAGCCGCCAGGAACTGGGAGTCACGCGGGAAGTGCAGATCACCGACCGGTACACCAAGGCCGTGGAGAACCTCGGCAATGGCGCCATGGACGTCCGTATCGGTGGCGTCTACGCCTTGGAGCGCATCATGCAGGATTCCTCCCGCGACCACCCCACCATCGGCAACGTCCTGGCCGCCTACATTCGCACCCACACCAGCAAACCCCCTCGGAAAGGGGAAGCCGTACCTGCCGACGTGCTGGCCGCGCTCACGGTCCTCGCCTATCGCAGTGCCGATCGCGACAGCTACTTCATCATCGATCTCAGCGGAGCCCATCTGCCAGGCATCACGCTCTCGTACAGAGGGCGGCTCCATGACGGGTTCGTGCCCGGCTCGCTGACCGCGGACCTGTCCGGCGCGAACCTGACCGGCGCATCGCTGTACGGCGCGGATCTGACCCACGTTAACGCGGGCGGCGCGAACCTGGCCGGCGCACATCTGGATGGCGCGAAGGGCGTGGAGGACCTGACTCTAACTGGCGCAAAGGGCGTAGAGGACCCGGGATAA